aaactaaactggttcaaCATTCATTAACTGACAAGCTTCTGCCCAAACTCGAACGCATGGGCTAGACTCGAAGGACGAAGGAGGTAGGTAAGAAGACGAATCAATCCACCACAAGCTGCCCATCTATAGttgtttaagatttttttttctttttttagcagGTTGCAATGAAGCCTCCCAACTGGTGCTTCCATCTCCTAGTTTGCATAAACATAAagagttaattagaccccaaagataaacatcaaagtttggtgacccaccagatactcccttaatggcagttccaaaGAGGGTAGAAGTATTAAtgggaattaggtgttgaaaataggtcttgatagggtaatgatggttatTAGAGTGAAGGGGATACACATGGCTTTGAATGGGCGTAGTTAACAAAGAGACATGACGGttaactaagcgccataaatggaattgaatgGGAACAATAGGGTATTTGAGGGGGTAATTAGCAGAGAGATTATCATTTTCAGAGAGATCTTTAACAGAAGAGGAAAGGTTTAGGTTTAGCAAACTAAATTGAGAGTATGGATGATCCTTCCcagaattcaaccaattccatcagaaatcttccaaatgcaccaccagtaATACCTGAATTTGCACAAGCCAAGTCAATTCTCCCTTCTTTGAGCATAGAGGAATTGCAGAAGTTAAGAGAAGATGCACAGTCTGAAATTGATCATCGGATTCAAGAGAAAACTCGTCAGATAGAGGCAGAAGAGGATGTTCAGGAGCGGAAGAAAAGGAGATTTGAGGCTCTCTACAATGCATGGCTGCCCAAGTTCTTAAAATGGCAAGAACGGAAGGATGAGGAAAAGGATGAGAAGCAGGCTAAGACCCCAAAGTTTGGCAGTACAACAGAAAATGATTCCGAGGCCTCAAAAGGGTATGAgtatgaagtggaggaagtggatacCAGTGACCTAGATTCAGATGCTGCGAAGGACAAGCAATGGATGAATACTTATCATGATGAGAAGGCGAGAAGGCTAATTGAATATGAACTTGCCAATCTCAAGCTTTTTGCTCGCACCATGAGTGAGGGTGAATCTGTTGCAATGAGGGTGAGCCGTCAAATCGCTGATCTCGATGATGAGTCAAGTgaggaagaaagggaagaaggggatgaggatagtgatgatgaatcatCATCCAGTGGGACTTCTCCTGCACCATCTGACAGTGATAGCGAGGACTATGGTGAAGAGGGTCTGGATACTGATGAGGATGAATGGTGGTAAGCTCATCAGAGTTACTAGGAAAGTCTAGATTTTCAAGCATTGCATAAATCCTGAAAATGATCAACAAGTTTTTCGCAAAACAGATTTTCtggtaattttccttccttctactCTTCCTGATGTTGGTGCGAAAGAAAGtaagtttctttgtattttgaaagttgatgcagacggttttggatttccttttattttgattttgtgggaAAGTAGTAAGATACATGgaattttcttgtgtttggattgtaaagttgaaaggggtagtcgttgtttcaagtttgtagtaatggtttgtaatgaaaggggtttgggttatggccttttggtgaaggtattttgagaatatgtaatggtagtttaAAGCTTTTAATTTTGGTGGTAAAAAGAAAGTTATAATGGCACTGGTAGCCTGTCGGGTGTTTAGAATTGGTATTCTGTTTGCTTCTTTAGATGTAATTAAACTAGCTGTGTTCTTCTAGTTGTTTGAATTTTCAGTAGTATTAAACTTGTGATGGATGTAGGTATGAagggtttgaagaaatttgtcAGTTTATCTTGCTCTTTTGATTTCAGTAGTAATGGATTAAATACGGTATttgtacaaacaagcaatgttcttggtgaatgattttaaaattccaatgattgtaAAGTAGAGATTggtaggaatgactgaattagtgaatcaatagggtatataaaatgcTGGTTAAGATGGTAGTTAGGTATTACTCCAGAttataaaatgttgttggagtaagattaattcaaagactattttaggccaaattccaaaaaaaaatctatgtgcaatcctagtactattactactaatcctaacatgacagaatattaattcaacaatcagtatagccaaataCAAACTCATCCAACAATAATGCTAAAACCCTCctgcatacaaaaccccaccatgatttaagaatcaatttttttcaaaaatccatacattcattctctagatAACAAGAAAATCCAAAGTGCTTACTTAAATTTgataacaaaaaccaaaaaatgttccgacctaatcattcatctattagcaaacacaaacaactacattctatcacctggctcgcttagtccttggaaatggttgctcagatgcagtcgCTTGAGAAGCAGGGACTGTTGTTGGTGCT
This DNA window, taken from Papaver somniferum cultivar HN1 chromosome 3, ASM357369v1, whole genome shotgun sequence, encodes the following:
- the LOC113360453 gene encoding uncharacterized protein LOC113360453, encoding MDDPSQNSTNSIRNLPNAPPVIPEFAQAKSILPSLSIEELQKLREDAQSEIDHRIQEKTRQIEAEEDVQERKKRRFEALYNAWLPKFLKWQERKDEEKDEKQAKTPKFGSTTENDSEASKGYEYEVEEVDTSDLDSDAAKDKQWMNTYHDEKARRLIEYELANLKLFARTMSEGESVAMRVSRQIADLDDESSEEEREEGDEDSDDESSSSGTSPAPSDSDSEDYGEEGLDTDEDEWW